From the genome of Patescibacteria group bacterium, one region includes:
- a CDS encoding ribonuclease HI family protein codes for MSIKLTIYSDGGARGNPGPAGIGATLKNEKGELVATVSEYIGEATNNIAEYRAIIAAIEKAKTLKATELDCYLDSELVVKQLKKEYKVKNAGLAPLYIKIYNLSQSFKKISYTHVRRELNKEADALANEAMDKGMGI; via the coding sequence ATGTCAATTAAGTTAACAATATATTCAGACGGTGGTGCTCGTGGGAATCCTGGGCCAGCTGGGATAGGCGCAACCCTAAAAAATGAAAAAGGAGAACTTGTGGCTACCGTGTCAGAGTATATTGGCGAGGCTACAAACAATATAGCTGAATACAGGGCCATCATTGCCGCAATAGAAAAAGCAAAAACTCTCAAAGCCACAGAACTTGATTGCTATCTTGATAGTGAGTTGGTGGTGAAACAGCTCAAAAAAGAATACAAAGTAAAAAATGCAGGATTGGCTCCCCTATATATTAAAATTTATAATTTGTCACAAAGTTTTAAAAAAATATCTTATACACATGTGAGGCGTGAATTAAACAAGGAAGCAGACGCGTTGGCTAATGAAGCTATGGATAAGGGCATGGGTATTTAA